One Leucobacter muris DNA segment encodes these proteins:
- the dnaA gene encoding chromosomal replication initiator protein DnaA: protein MGDPTVGPAVGAQLALAVPRGIAAGTLYLAVQLEFTLRLLENRLRPAIMNAIAGIPEAQQIENFVVIVDEDAHPALDPDPEPASHATATAPAPFQGGDTDPGLHTTAPTRHDSVRPVAEPRSRHGVEDQVDSRLNEKYGFDSFVIGQSNRFAHAAAVAVAEAPARAYNPLFIYGDSGLGKTHLLHAIGHYARELFPSVRVRYVSSEDFTNDFINSIANNQGAAFHARYRSVDILLVDDIQFLEDKVETQEAFFHTFNTLHDHNKQVVITSDVQPKQLRGFEERMLSRFEWGLLTDIQAPDLETRIAILRKKAQRESLEIDHSILEFIASKFSSNIRELEGTLIRVTAYASLNQQRIDMQLVHTVLKDLITLDADNEVQPSDIISRTAEYFDLSIDDLYGPTRAQQIATARQIAMYLCRELTPLSLPKIGQLFGGRDHTTVMYAHKKISQLIAERRSIYNQVTELTTRIKQGSR from the coding sequence ATGGGCGATCCCACGGTCGGGCCGGCCGTCGGCGCGCAGCTGGCGCTCGCAGTTCCCCGCGGCATCGCCGCAGGCACCCTCTACCTCGCGGTGCAGCTCGAATTCACCCTCAGGCTCCTCGAGAACCGTCTCCGACCCGCGATCATGAACGCCATCGCGGGCATCCCCGAGGCGCAGCAGATCGAGAACTTCGTGGTCATCGTCGACGAGGACGCCCACCCGGCGCTCGATCCCGATCCCGAACCGGCTTCGCACGCCACCGCAACCGCGCCGGCTCCCTTCCAGGGCGGCGACACCGATCCCGGCCTGCACACCACCGCGCCCACCCGGCACGACAGCGTGCGCCCCGTCGCCGAGCCGCGCAGCCGTCACGGCGTCGAAGACCAGGTCGACAGCCGTCTCAACGAGAAGTACGGTTTCGACAGCTTCGTCATCGGCCAGTCGAACCGCTTCGCCCACGCAGCGGCGGTCGCGGTGGCCGAGGCGCCGGCCCGCGCCTACAATCCGCTCTTCATCTACGGCGACTCGGGGCTGGGCAAGACCCACCTGCTGCACGCGATCGGCCACTACGCGCGCGAGCTCTTCCCCAGCGTGCGCGTGCGGTACGTGAGCTCCGAGGACTTCACCAACGACTTCATCAACTCGATCGCCAACAACCAGGGTGCGGCCTTCCACGCCCGCTACCGCAGCGTCGACATCCTGCTCGTCGACGACATCCAGTTCCTCGAGGACAAGGTCGAGACGCAGGAGGCGTTCTTCCACACCTTCAACACGCTGCACGACCACAACAAGCAGGTGGTCATCACGAGCGACGTGCAGCCGAAGCAGCTGCGCGGCTTCGAGGAGCGCATGCTGTCGCGCTTCGAGTGGGGTCTGCTCACCGACATCCAGGCGCCCGACCTCGAGACCCGCATCGCGATCCTGCGCAAGAAGGCGCAGCGCGAGAGTCTCGAGATCGATCACAGCATCCTCGAGTTCATCGCGAGCAAGTTCTCGTCGAACATCCGCGAGCTCGAGGGCACCCTCATCCGGGTCACGGCCTACGCCAGCCTCAACCAGCAGCGCATCGACATGCAGCTCGTGCACACGGTGCTGAAGGATCTCATCACCCTCGACGCCGACAACGAGGTGCAGCCTTCGGACATCATCAGTCGCACCGCCGAGTACTTCGACCTCTCGATCGACGATCTGTACGGCCCCACCCGGGCGCAGCAGATCGCCACCGCTCGGCAGATCGCGATGTACCTCTGTCGTGAGCTGACCCCGCTCTCGCTGCCGAAGATCGGGCAGCTGTTCGGCGGGCGCGACCACACGACCGTGATGTACGCCCACAAGAAGATCTCGCAGCT